Proteins co-encoded in one Papaver somniferum cultivar HN1 chromosome 5, ASM357369v1, whole genome shotgun sequence genomic window:
- the LOC113284030 gene encoding clathrin interactor EPSIN 2-like: MKKAFDQTVRDLKREVNKKVLKVPGVEQKVLDATSNEPWGPHGSNLSDIAQATRNYHEYQMIMAVLWKRINDTGKNWRHVYKALTVLEYLVGHGSERVIDEIKEHAYQISTLSDFQYIDSSGRDQGSNVRKKSQSLVALVNDKERIQEARQKALANREKFRSTNSPGGMYRPGSGGYGDEDRYGSRDDDRNGYGREREYGYKDDDRSGRGGDSYSRDGDRYGRDSDGGYKDDDYNRGRSRSNEDFQSGQRSRSSDRYRERGYDDDRYSSRSSDARAEDHSQNERGLERKFSEQNIGAPPSYEEAVSDARSPVHDERDGDTPVVETTAKASSPTGSTTHSPGASEPGTTAAPANQEPSTFDEFDPRSFAPAAAPPASNGDMDLLGSLSDALAIVPSTSTTATSEAEIPTESAPGSTFIALSSASTVLSQPIEDPFGETPFKAIPSAENNQPPQDFSSPANFQSSAVAQSSETFQPAPPQMQLTSSGFDFGDTFEGLSFAPSDVSNVQFTSTSSQFSSPELQNDDVLADILPPSGPASQGSPFLALPAPTGPPSQAGVPVNNFPAHSGYGAPQSQGSFNAPQNPYGVPQGPFGAVGGPSQPNIPGHFPPQSGYGAPVASHGGFNAPSGPHMQSGVPANIFPAQSAYGAPVASQGGFSAPNGSAPQQNTNAMGSYYQQTGPTPPATSQATTLSIPTVQPAKPQQKDSKFETKSTVWADTLSRGLVNLNISGPKTNPLADIGVDFDSINRREKREKPVPQTAVTSTINMGKAMGSGSGMGRAGASALAAPPNPMMTAGIGMGMGGGGGMQGMGMGGYGGMTQQPGMGMPMGMNNMGGMPMGMNNMGMQMGMNNMGGMQMGMNNMGGVMGGQMRPPQQGPPMAGYNPAMGGGYPPQNPYGGYR; this comes from the exons ATGAAGAAGGCCTTTGATCAAACTGTCAGGGACCT TAAAAGGGAGGTGAACAAGAAAGTTCTTAAAGTTCCTGGCGTAGAACAGAAG GTTCTCGATGCCACGAGCAATGAACCATGGGGTCCTCATGGATCAAATCTGTCAGATATTGCACAGGCTACCAGAAACTA TCATGAATATCAAATGATAATGGCTGTGCTTTGGAAGCGAATCAATGATACTGGCAAAAATTGGCGCCATGTGTACAAG GCATTGACTGTTCTTGAGTACCTGGTGGGACATGGGTCTGAACGTGTTATAGATGAAATCAAGGAACATGCGTACCAAATTTCG ACATTATCCGATTTTCAATATATTGATTCCAGTGGGAGGGACCAGGGAAGTAATGTCAGAAAGAAATCTCAGTCTTTAGTGGCACTAGTGAATGATAAAGAAAGAATTCAAGAAGCCAGACAGAAAGCTCTTGCCAACAGGGAGAA GTTTCGCAGCACAAACTCACCCGGAGGAATGTATAGACCCGGTTCAGGAGGTTATGGGGACGAGGATCGCTATGGAAGTAGAGACGATGACCGAAATGGTTATGGGAGAGAAAGAGAATATGGCTATAAGGATGATGACAGAAGCGGTAGAGGCGGTGATTCATACAGTCGTGATGGAGACCGTTATGGTAGAGATTCTGATGGTGGTTACAAGGATGATGATTATAATAGAGGAAGAAGTCGAAGTAATGAAGACTTTCAGTCTGGCCAGAGAAGTAGGAGTTCTGACAGATACAGGGAGCGTGGTTATGATGATGATCGGTATTCATCAAG AAGCAGTGATGCTAGAGCTGAAGACCATTCTCAGAATGAAAG GGGGCTTGAACGGAAGTTTTCTGAACAAAATATTGGTGCACCCCCTAGTTATGAAGAAGCAGTAAGTGATGCTCGGAGCCCTGTACATGATGAAAG GGATGGAGATACTCCCGTAGTGGAAACTACTGCCAAAGCATCGTCTCCAACTGGAAGCACAACTCACAGTCCTGGAGCCAGCGAACCTGGTACAACTGCCGCTCCTGCAAACCAAGAACCTAGTACTTTTGATGAATTTGACCCTCGCAGTTTTGCTCCAG ctGCTGCACCTCCTGCAAGTAATGGAGACATGGATCTACTTGGTTCCCTCTCGGATGCTCTGGCTATCGTCCCCTCAACTTCTACAACCGCAACATCTGAAGCTGAAATTCCCACCGAGTCTGCTCCAGGGTCCACATTCATAGCACTATCATCAGCATCAACTGTACTGAGCCAG CCTATCGAAGACCCATTCGGTGAGACTCCCTTCAAGGCTATACCTTCGGCAGAAAATAACCAACCACCGCAGGATTTTTCTTCCCCAGCCAACTTCCAATCTAGTGCAGTGGCCCAAAGCTCGGAAACCTTCCAACCAGCCCCACCACAGATGCAACTAACTTCGTCTGGCTTTGATTTCGGAGACACGTTTGAAGGCCTCAGTTTTGCCCCTTCCGATGTCTCCAATGTTCAATTTACTTCTACAAGCTCTCAATTCTCTTCACCAGAGCTGCAAAATGATGATGTTTTAGCAGACATCCTCCCACCTTCAGGGCCAGCTTCTCAAGGATCTCCGTTTTTAGCTTTACCAGCTCCAACAGGACCACCCTCACAGGCAGGTGTTCCTGTGAACAACTTCCCTGCACATTCGGGGTATGGAGCTCCGCAGTCACAAGGATCTTTTAATGCTCCTCAAAACCCATATGGAGTGCCACAGGGACCTTTTGGTGCTGTAGGAGGTCCTTCACAGCCAAATATTCCTGGACACTTCCCTCCTCAGTCTGGGTATGGAGCTCCAGTTGCCTCACATGGAGGTTTTAATGCTCCAAGTGGACCACATATGCAGTCAGGTGTTCCTGCGAACATCTTTCCTGCACAGTCCGCATATGGTGCACCAGTAGCCTCACAGGGTGGTTTTAGTGCTCCAAATGGATCAGCCCCCCAGCAAAACACTAATGCCATGGGGAGTTATTACCAGCAGACAGGACCTACACCCCCAGCAACTTCACAGGCAACCACTCTTTCCATTCCAACAGTACAACCTGCCAAACCTCAACAAAAGGACAGCAAATTTGAGACCAAATCAACAGTTTGGGCTGATACACTTAGCCGAGGGCTTGTAAATTTGAATATATCTGGAC CTAAAACCAATCCTCTGGCGGATATTGGAGTTGATTTCGATTCTATCAATCGTAGGGAGAAGAGAGAGAAACCTGTTCCACAAACCGCTGTAACCTCTACAATCAACATGGGTAAAGCTATGGGATCTGGTTCTGGAATGGGACGTGCAGGTGCAAGCGCCCTTGCTGCTCCTCCTAACCCTATGATGACCGCAGGTATTGGTATGGGTATGGGTGGTGGCGGAGGAATGCAAGGCATGGGTATGGGAGGTTATGGTGGCATGACCCAGCAGCCTGGTATGGGTATGCCAATGGGGATGAACAACATGGGTGGCATGCCGATGGGCATGAACAACATGGGCATGCAGATGGGGATGAACAATATGGGTGGCATGCAGATGGGCATGAACAATATGGGTGGCGTGATGGGAGGACAAATGCGACCGCCTCAGCAAGGTCCTCCAATGGCAGGCTACAATCCTGCGATGGGAGGCGGTTATCCTCCTCAAAACCCGTATGGTGGTTATAGATGA